From the bacterium genome, the window CAGCTCGAGGCCGTCCAGCCCCGGCATGCGCAGGTCGGTGATGACGAGGTCCGCCTCCTCCTCGTCCAGCAGGGCGAGGGCGCGGCGGCCGTCGGCGGCGGCCCGCACGCGGTGTCCCCGCTGCGCCAGGAAGGCGCGCAGATCCTCGCGCAGGATGGGCTCGTCGTCAACGACCAGGATGTTCAGGTGCATGGGAGATCCTTGTGCGAAGGGTGAAGACGCTGCCCTGGCCCTCCACGCTGTCCACCGTCAGTTCGCCGGGCAGGGTCTCGACGATGCCGCGGCAGATCCACAGCCCCAGGCCCGTGCCCCGTCCCGGCTCCTTGGTCGTGAAGAAGGGATCGAAAATGCGCTCCAGGTCGGCGGCGGGAATGCCGCGGCCGTTGTCCTCCACGCTGAACTCGGCGTGGTCCCCGACACGGCGGCTATGCACGCGCACCGCCCGCCAGGGCCGCCCCTCGGTGGCGTCGATGGCATTCTGGAACAGGTTGAGAAAGACCTGCTGCAGCAGGTGGGGCACCACCGCGGCGGGGGGCAGGCGGTCGTCCAGCTCCATGGTGAGGTCCACGCCCCGCGCCCGGGGCTCGAAGCGCATGAGGCGGGCGGCGTCGCGGACCAGTTCGTTCAGGTCGGTCAGGCGGCGGTTCTCGGTGGAGGGCCGGGAGTACTCCACCAGCTGGCGGATGATGGCCGTGATCCGCCCCACTTGCTCCTTGACCAGTTGCAGTCGCTCGCGGGCCGCCTCGTCGATGGTCTGGGCGAGGAGGGTCTGCACGATGCTGGAGATGGCGGCCAGCGGGTTGCCCACCTCGTGGGCGATCCCCGCCGCCATCTTGCCCAGCTGCGACAAGCGCTCGCTGTGCTCCAGCACGGCCCGCAGGCGGTCGGTCTCGTCGCCCTGGACCGGCCTCGTCTCCCTCATCGCTCCTCCTTGACCGGATGCTCCCGGCGGTGGACAAGGTAGCACCCCTCCCCCCATCACCCTCCTCATGTCCGGCCAGGGAGCCTGGAGCCCCGCCCGGGCACAGGTCCCGCGCTGGCGGCGCTGCCCAGGAGCCCACTCCCCGTGACAATTGCCTGACAAGCCCGGTGGGGCCAGCCCCTAGTTTGGGCCACCGCCGAGACAGGCATCCACAGAAAGGGATCCCATGATCCGAGTCTCCCTTCCCAGGCCGCTGCCGGTCCTGGTCCTGGCGCTGGCTCTCCTGCTGCCCGCCCTGGTCCCGGTCCTCCAGGCCGCCACCCTCTCCAGTGATTCCTTTGCCCGCATGGCCGTGCTGGAGCGCGGCCGCCACAAGCCGATGGACTCCTACGCCTGGGAGAGCGTCCGCAGCATCCACGGCAAGTCCCACTACAAGGGGGAGAACGGCCGCCGCTGGGAGGCCACCGACCTCATCCTCGACATCGCCGCACGGCCGGAGTACTGGCGCGGCCAGAAGCTGGTGCGCATCGACTACTTCGAGCTGAAGGAGAGGCTGGGCTTCCCCAAGGGGGAGAAGCACTTCACCTTCGACCAGGTGGTGTCCGCCCCCGCCCTGGGCGCCCTCTTCGACGAGGCACGCCGCCTCAACGCCGACGCCTCCGCCGCCACCAAGCTCTCCACGGAGACGCAGAGCCTCTACGGGCGCCTGGTCTTGCTTGACGAGCTGCTCTCCGGCGCCGGCTTCCGGCTCATCCCCCATCCCCAGGACGCCACGGCGCCCTGGGCCAGCCCGCTGGAGGCCGGCCTGGAGCCCGCCCAGGCGTGGCAGCAGCTGCTGGCGGGCTGGGCCGCCCAGGACGCCCACGCCTACAGCGAGGGCCTCAGCGCCCTGCAGACCATCGTGCGACGCACGGCGGGGCCGGACTACCCCACCGCCGCCACCCTCGACCGCGAGGTGGGCTACAACCGCATGCAACCCTTCCACAAGGCCTGGCTGCTTTACCTCGTCCTGGCCCTGACCAGCCTGCTGGCGGCCGCGCTGGCCCCCTTCAGCCTGTCGGAGATGATCAAGAAGGGGCTGGGCTGGGTGAACACCGGCCTTTTGCTGGCCGCCCTCGCTTTCCACACGGTCGGCCTCACCTACATCACCGTCATCACCGGACGGGCGCCCATCTCCAACCTCTTCGAGTCCATGGTCTTCATCATCTGGTCCACCATTTTGCTGGCGGCCATCTTCTATTTCATCTCGAAGCGCGAGAACTACCTGTTGGTGACGGCGGGCGTGCTGGGCACCATCGCCATGGGCTACGCCCTTGATTCCACCATCGACATCAGCATCAACCCCCTGGTTCCCGTGTTGCGCAGCTACTGGCTGAACATCCACGTCACGGTCATCACCTTCAGCTACGGCGCCTTCGCCGTGGCGGCCGGCCTGGGCCACGCCTACCTGTGGCGCTACCGCAAGCAGCCCCGCGACACGGCCGGCCTGGGCAAGATCGACAAGCTCTCCTACCGCGTGCTGGGCATCGGCGTGATCACCCTCACGGCCGGCATCATCCTGGGCGCCGTCTGGGCCAATGAGAGCTGGGGCCGCTACTGGGGCTGGGATCCCAAGGAGACCTGGAGCCTCATCACCCTCCTCTTCTACGTGGCGCTCATCCACGGCCGCATGAACGGCTGGATCACCAAGCGCAACACGGCCGTCCTCAACATCGCCGGCCTGGCGGTGGTGCTCATGACCTACTTCGGCGTGAACTACTACCTGAGCGGCCTCCACAGCTATGCGACGGGCAATCCCGAGCCCTTCCCCGTCAAGCTGATGGTCTACGTGGCGGCGGAGATCGCCTTCGTGCTCTGGTGCGTGACGGCCGGGCGCCGCCGCGAGACGCAGGCCACCCAGACCGCCTGAGGGCCGGCGGCGGGTTTTCTACCTTTGCCCATGGCCATGCCCCGACAAGACGGGACGGCGGGCCCCCCGACGGGACCCGCCGTTCTCATGCTGGATCTGGGCGGCGTGCTGGTCCAGCTGGACGAGGAGGCCTTCCAGGCCGCCTGGACCCAGTTGGGCGTGCCCCGCCGCAAGCTGGAGCGCTTCCTGGCGGGGCCGCGCAACCGCGACTGGAACCTGGGCAGGATCCCGCCGGAGGACTTTCCCCGGCTGTTGCGGAGGGATCTGGGGCTGCCGGGCTGGCCGGCGGATCGCCTGCGCCAGGCCTGGAACGCGCTCATCGGCGAGGCCGATCCCGCCGTGGCGGACCTGGCGCGACGGGCGGCAGCGGGTGGCCTGCGGGTGGGCCTGCTCTCCAACACGGATCCCTGGCACTGGGAGGCGGCGGCCCGCCAGCTGCCCTTCCGGGAGTTCGATCCACTGGGGCTCTCCTTCGAGCTGGCCGCCCTCAAGCCCGACCCGGCCATTTTCCGCAACGTGCTGGCCGCCGGGGATCCCGAGCTGCCGCGGCCCCGCCCGGAGGAGATCCTCTTCGTGGATGACCGCGCCGAGAACCTGGTGGCGGCGGCCCAGGCCGGCTTCCGCACCTGGCACCATGAGGGTGGCGCGGCGGGCCTGACCCGGCTGGAAACCCTGCTGGACTTGGACAGCGGCGGGCGTCTGGAGATCCGAGCCCGGCCGCGTCCCTGACATCCCATCTCGTGAGGTTGGCTTTGATGGATCGCTCCCTTCCCCTCCTTGTCGTGGTCGGTAGCTGGCTGGCCTGGGCGGCGGTGGCGCCGGCGCGCCCCCCCCTCCCCGCCCTGCCCGCCAATGCCAGCCTGGCGAGGCTGGACAACGGCCTCGACGTGCTGCTGCTGCACCTCCCCGACGCCCCGATGACGGGCCTCAACGTCCAGGTGAAGGCGGGCAGCGCCCGCGAGAGCTTCCGCACCAGCGGCATGACCCACATGCTGGAGCACCTGCTCTTCAATGGCACCGAGCAGTGGGACCAGGCCGCCCTCTACGAGCGGCAGGACCGGCTGGGCGCCTACAACAACGCCAACACGGGCCGGCACTACACCAACTTCATGCTTCTGCTCCCGACCGCCGACCTGGCCGGCGGGATGGAACTGCAGAGCCAGATGCTCTTCCACAGCATCCTGCCCCCGGAGAAATTCGGGAAGGAACGCGGCATCGTGCTTGAGGAGCTGGCCCAGGCGGGGGACGATCCGGCCCAGGCCCTCGAGACACTGTGGGAGGATTTCCTCTACGCGGGCAGCTCCTTCGCGCTGCCCGTGCTGGGCACTCCCGCCACCATCCGCCACATGGAGCGCGACCAGGTCCTCGACTATTATCGGACCTGGTACGTGCCCAACAACATGCTGCTCTCGGTGGTGGGGGGCTTCGATCCCTCCACCGTGCTGGCCGAGGTGGAGCGCTGGTACGGCGGAGCCGTCCCCGGCGACTCGCCCGCGTGGCGCGTGACGCCCATCCAGTGGCGGCCGGGGGAGATCCGCAGCCGCCGGGCCGCCGTGCCGGGCCGCCGCCTGCGCCTGGCCTGGCCGGCCCCCGACCAGACCGAGGCCGGCCACCTGGCCGCTGGCCTGCTCGCCTGGGCGGCGGGGGATCCGCGCGACGGCGTGCTGCCCGCCCTGCTCTTCGCCGAGGGCCTGCCGCCCATGAGCGGGCTGCGGCTCTGCCACCTGGACGAGGCGGGCGGCGGGCGCTTCGAGCTGGAGGCCGATCTGCCCCCCGGGCTGGAGGCCGGGGAAGCCGTCGAGGGGCTTGCCCGCGCCATGGCCCGCCTGCAGGATCACGCCTTCCCGGAGCGCCTCATCGCCCAGCGCGTCCTCGAGGAGCGCAGCAGCCTGGCCCAGTTGATGGAGAAGCCCCACTACTTCGGACTGATGGAGGCGGCCGCCTTCGCCCAGCAGGGCTTCGAGCCGGTCCTGACGCGGGGCGCCCGCCTGGCCGCCCTCGGCCCGGGGGACCTGCGCGCCTGCGCCGCCCGCTGGCTGGCCGCCACCCCGCCCATGGCCCTGCTCCTGGAGCCGGACAGCACGCCGGCGACGAGCCGTGCCCCCCGGGAGGCGGATCGTGTGCGCGAGCCGGGCGGAGCAGGTCGCCCCGCCCTCATCGTGGAGGGTGGTCGGCCCTCCGAGGTCTTCGCCCTGCAGATCCTGGTGCGCGGCCGCGCCGTGTGGGAGGGCGACAGCGCCGCCGGCGGCCTCACCCTCATCCACCAGCTGATGCAGGAGGGCGCGGCGGGCCAGGGCGCCGCCCAGTTGGCCGAGCGCCTGCGTCGCGTGGGCGGCAAGCTGACGGTGGCGGACAACCCGGCCATCCCCTACGACGACCACTACACCAGTTCCAGCCACAGTTTCCTGCGGCTGGAGGCGCTGGGCGAGCACTGGCAGGCCGCCTGCTCCCTGGCCGTGGACCTGCTGCTGCGGCCCGACCTGCCCGGGACGGCGCTGGCACGGCTGAAGGAGCGCCAGCTGGAACTGCTGGGAAGGAGGGACGGCAGCGCGCGGGCGCGCAGCCGCCAGCTGCTGGACAGCCTGACCCTGGGCGGCCTGCCCGCCGCCCTGCCGCCCGAGGGGCGGCCCGGGAGCATGGCGCGGCTGGAGTGGGATGACCTGCGCCACCTGCACGCCGTGGCCTTCCGCCCCGAGAACCTGATCGTGGCGGCCCTGGGGCCGGCGCCCGCCGCCGAGATGGCCGATTGCCTGCGCGGCCTGCTCGCCCCCTTCCCTGTCTCCCCCCCGACCGAGGATCTGGCCCGGCTGGCGCGGCGCAGCCCCTGGATGAGGGAGCACACGATGGACCGGCCCTTGTGGCCACCCCGTCTGCTCGCCCCGGTCACGTCGGAGGACCTGGAGTTGAGCGAGACACTGGGCGGCGAGATGGGCGCCCTCCGTCTGGGCAGCCGTCTGGCCATCGACCCGGCGGACGGTCCCGCCCTGCGACTCCTGCTGGCCGTGCTGAGCGACCGCATGGCCTTCGACCTGCGTGAAGAGCGGGGCCTGGCCTACTCCATCGGCTGTGGCGCCGCCATCAACGGCGAGCGCGCCACCCTGGAGGCCTACATGGGCACGCGGCCCGAGAACATGGCCGAAGCCCTGGCCGGGCTGCGCCGCCACCTGGCGGCCGATCATCCGCCGGTGGGCCAGGATGAGCTGGACAAGGTGCGCGGCGGCCTCCTGGGGCGGGAGTTGATGCGCTCCCTGGCCAGCATCAACCAGGCCTGGCGCCTGGCCATGGCCGAGCTGGGCGGCCGGCCCGAGGAGGCGATGGGCGAGGAGGAGTCGCTGCGCGCCGTCAGGCCCGAGGATCTGGCCCGCGTCTCGCGGTCCTATCTTGCCCCGGCCCGCTGGATCACCATCGTGGTGCAATAGGAGCAGCCATGTCCGCCACCAATCCTTTTCAGCCCTCCCGCGTTCTGCCGCTGCTGGCCCTGGGCCTCCTGACCGCCTCCTGTGGCGGCCGCTTCCTGTGCAAGATGCCGGTGACGGGCGGTCCCGAGCCCTTCATCCCCCGGCACCACGCCTCTTTCCTCCGGCTGGACCCGCCTCTCCACGACGTGCAGTTGCGGGACACGATCCGCTACGAGGGCACCTTCACCCGCTTCGAGCTGAACGCGGGCCTCGAACTGACCCGCCTGGAAGTGGGCGGCCGCCAGGTTCCGCTCAAGCGCCTGATGATGGTGCCGGCCGAGACGGGCGGCCCGGGGGCGCGCACCACCTACCTGGTCACCTGCCGTCTGCCGGCGGCCAGCGTGGCGGTGATCCATGCCCGCGGCCGACTCTGGCAGGACCCTGCCCAGGTGCGTTTCGGGCACGAGACGGTGGGGGGCGAGCTGATGGCGACGGTGGGCGGGGAGGGGGCTTGGTTCTCCCCCGAGGCGGCCATCCTGGCCGTGGTGGGACAGGGCGAGCTGGTGCCCCATCGCCTGCACGCCGACCTGCCCGCCGACTGGTCCCTGGTGACCGACGGCCGGCTCGTCCAGGATCGGACGGAGGCGGGGCGGCGCCTCATGAGCTGGGACGAGCCCCTCCCGGGGGGACCGCTCTCCATCGCCGCGGGACCCTACGACGTGCGCCAGGAGATGGTGGACGGGGTCGAGCTGTCCACTTGGTTCTTCCGTCGTGATCCGGCCCAGCCCTACATCGGCATGTCCGGACCGGTGGACGACGAGGAGGTGCGGGCCACGCTCCATCGCATGAGCGCCCACTACCTGCGCATGTACCGGGATTGGCTGGGACCCTATCCCTACGCCAAGTTCGCCGTGGTGGAGAGCTTCTTCCCCAGCGGCTACGGCATGCCCTCCTGGACCCTGCTGGGATCCCAGGTCATCCGCATGCCCTACATCCCCTACACCAGCCTGGGGCACGAGCTGCTCCACAACTACTGGGGCAACGGCGTCTACGTGGACGCCTCCCGCGGCAACTGGTGCGAGGGGCTCACCGTCTACGGCGCCGACTACCGCTACAAACTGCAGGAGAGCCCGGAGGCGGCGCGCGACTACCGCAAGGGCCTGCTCAAGGATTACCGCAACTACGTGGACGGCCGGCGCGACCTCCCCCTGCGGGATTTCCGCAACCGCCATGACGGCGCGACACGGGCCATCGGCTATGGCAAGTCGATGATGGTGTTCCACATGCTGGCGCAGCTGGTGGGGGAGGACGAGCTGGACAGGATCCAGCGCAGCTTCCATCTGGGCTTCACGGGGCGCGAGGCCACGTGGGACGACTTCATCGCCCTCTGCGAGCAGGAGGGACAGCTGGACTTGGCGCGCTTCAAGGCCCAATGGCTGGATCGGGCCGGCGCCCCCTCGCTGCGGCTGGAGGATCTGGACTGGGAGAACGGCCATCTGCGGGGCCGGGTGCGGCAGGTGCAGGGTGGCGCCGCCTACGAGCTGGACATCCCCCTGCTGGTGGAGTGCCACGACGGCACGGTGATGCGCGAACGGCTTCTGATGGAGGCCGACACCCTGGACATCGACCTGGCCTGCCCCGAGCCGCGGCGGGTGGCGCTCGACCCCGCTTTCGACCTCTTCCGCCTGCTGGACGGGAGGGAAGTGGAAGCGACGGTGGGGCTGGTCATGGGCGAGGAGGATCCGCTCTTCCTGGCGCCGCGCTCCTGGCTGCTGGATGCGATCCGCCGCGAGGCGCTGCAAACCTTCGCCTCCGCCCTGCGCGATCTGAGCGGACCGGAGTGGATGGCGCTGGAGGACTACGATCCGGCGATCCTGGCCAAACGCAGCGTGATCGGCGTGAACCTGGCGGCCGTGCCGGAGGGGCTGGAGGCCAGCGACCTGCGCCTGTCGGACGCGGAGTGGGGCCTGGCCGGGGAGAGAGGACAGCGGACGGAGAGCAGCCTGGTGCTGTCCCTCAAGAGCCTGCGCAACGACCGCAAGGGCGCCCTCCTCTTCTGGGTGCCCGGTCCCGAGGCGCTGCCTGCCCTGGCCCGCAAGGTGCCACACTACGGCAAGTACAGCTACCTGGCCTTTGATCGCGAGGGCATCAACCTGCTCAAGGGCAACATGGCGCCCCGGGGCAATCCGCTGGAGCGGCGCTTCGGCGGCTGGTAGCGAACCTCAGCAGCATCAAGCGACTGCACAGGACCTTTAGTCAGTGATAGGCGATGCATATCAGATATCAGCGGTAATTATTCTGTCAATCCTTTTCATGGCCTTCTTTTGTTTATCGATCGAGTTCATCAATTTGGAGTCCCCCCGCATCAGCTGAACATTCATCAGAATTGGAGAGCGCTCTATGACTAGAATCTCACTTGTCATACCCCTTCTGGCGTTGCTGTTGGCAGGTTGTGCGACTGTCCAGAAACCAGAGATCGTCCGGGTGCCGGGGACACGATCTATCAGTCCCAGCATGGAGCAAAGTGCGCAAGCTGCCAAGGCTGGACTGAAGAGAAAGGTCGCTGTCGGTCGATTCTCCAATGAGACCAATTATGGTCAGAGCGTGTTCGTGCAAAACGCCCCGGACAAAGTTGGCAAGCAGGCCTTGGACATCCTTTCCGCGAAACTGCTTGAAACAGAGCGCTTCATCCTGCTGGAGCGATCTGATCTGGAGATCATCCAGGATGAGTTGCGTCTTGGTGGACTTGAGCCTTTGAAGAACTCGGCTGACTACCTGATCGTTGGATCTGTAACCGCGTTTGGCCGCAAGGACGAAGGTGAAGTGGGGGTTTTCAGCCGAACGAAAAAGCAAACAGCCAATGCCAAGGTTCATGTCAGATTGGTTGATGTGCGAACGGGTCGGATTATCTACAGCGAGGAGGGGGAAGGGGAAGCATCCTCCGAGGCTGGAACCGTGTTGGGAGTCGGCGGCCGTGCCGGATATGACAGCAGCCTCAATGACAGGGCCCTGGAGGCCGCAATTGGGAACCTTGCCTCACGTATCATCGAGAATCTGCTTAACAGACCTTGGACCAGTTTCGTGCTTGGCAGGGAGGAGGACCTTTGGATCATTGCCGGTGGAAGCCGGCAGGGAATCCGGGTTGGGGAGCGTTTCAGCGTGGTGACGGAGGGTAAGAAAATCAACAATCCGCAGACCAACATGGTCGTGGAACTGCCAGGAAGGCAAGTGGCCACCTTGGAAGTTGTATCCTGTCATGGTGATTCGCCCGAGAATGAAGTGTCGCTCTGTCGATTGGTGGATGGAGAATTGGCGGGCTGGATGGACGACGCTGATCCAACCACATTGCGGGTCATGGAGTTGGGAGGTTTACAATGAAGGCCATGCCAGTTTGGCTTGTTGGCTGTTTGCTCGCCATTGCCTGTTCGTGCGGTCATCACTCCGAGATCCGCGTCAAAGCGAGCGAAAGCTATGTGAGATTCTTCGGAAATCTCGATGGAGTGGCTGTGAGCATCGATAGCGCAGACTTCGTCAGTATTGCTGAGTTCAAATCCAAACATGTATTGGCCACAAGTCCCGGCCGACATGTCATTGAAGTACGACGCAACGGTGAGACAATTGTTCTGCGCGAAGTTCTGCTGAGCAATGGCACGACTTTGGAGATTCAAATCCCATGAATCGCCAATACTTGATCTCAGCCTTGGTTGTCGCCTTGCTGTCTAGCAGCTGCGGACCAACCTCGATCTATAACTATGGTCGATATTCAACTACGCTTTACAAGTATCACAAGAACGACGATGCTGACAACTTGCAAGCCCACATGGACGAGCTGAACCGATTAATCTTGTTGGCACAACGATCCGGGAAACGCGTTCCACCAGGCATGCATGGCGAGTTGGGATACTTTTACACACTCCAGCAAGATCTGCCCTCGGCAGAACAGCACTTTCGCACTGAAATGCAGCTCTATCCCGAGTCTCAAATTTTCATGCAGCGCATGCTTGATTCCATCAAGGACAGCCAGGAGGGTAAAAATCTTGAGTAAAAAGCAATATTTGCGATTGGCCGGAGCGCTGGCGTTGATTCTCGTGATGGGAGTCGGTTGCACGGCCGGTCGCCAAACCACAAAGGGACGTGAGTTTCCATTGATGTATGATGCCCGACCAATGACTATTCTTGTAGCACCTCCCATCAATACTTCAACAGCAGTCGAAGCCAAGGACTACTACTCCACAACCATCACTGAGCCACTTGCCCAGAAGGGGTTTTACGTCATTCCTTATGAACT encodes:
- a CDS encoding DUF4810 domain-containing protein, which produces MNRQYLISALVVALLSSSCGPTSIYNYGRYSTTLYKYHKNDDADNLQAHMDELNRLILLAQRSGKRVPPGMHGELGYFYTLQQDLPSAEQHFRTEMQLYPESQIFMQRMLDSIKDSQEGKNLE
- a CDS encoding HAD family phosphatase, whose translation is MLDLGGVLVQLDEEAFQAAWTQLGVPRRKLERFLAGPRNRDWNLGRIPPEDFPRLLRRDLGLPGWPADRLRQAWNALIGEADPAVADLARRAAAGGLRVGLLSNTDPWHWEAAARQLPFREFDPLGLSFELAALKPDPAIFRNVLAAGDPELPRPRPEEILFVDDRAENLVAAAQAGFRTWHHEGGAAGLTRLETLLDLDSGGRLEIRARPRP
- the ccsB gene encoding c-type cytochrome biogenesis protein CcsB produces the protein MIRVSLPRPLPVLVLALALLLPALVPVLQAATLSSDSFARMAVLERGRHKPMDSYAWESVRSIHGKSHYKGENGRRWEATDLILDIAARPEYWRGQKLVRIDYFELKERLGFPKGEKHFTFDQVVSAPALGALFDEARRLNADASAATKLSTETQSLYGRLVLLDELLSGAGFRLIPHPQDATAPWASPLEAGLEPAQAWQQLLAGWAAQDAHAYSEGLSALQTIVRRTAGPDYPTAATLDREVGYNRMQPFHKAWLLYLVLALTSLLAAALAPFSLSEMIKKGLGWVNTGLLLAALAFHTVGLTYITVITGRAPISNLFESMVFIIWSTILLAAIFYFISKRENYLLVTAGVLGTIAMGYALDSTIDISINPLVPVLRSYWLNIHVTVITFSYGAFAVAAGLGHAYLWRYRKQPRDTAGLGKIDKLSYRVLGIGVITLTAGIILGAVWANESWGRYWGWDPKETWSLITLLFYVALIHGRMNGWITKRNTAVLNIAGLAVVLMTYFGVNYYLSGLHSYATGNPEPFPVKLMVYVAAEIAFVLWCVTAGRRRETQATQTA
- a CDS encoding insulinase family protein, which produces MDRSLPLLVVVGSWLAWAAVAPARPPLPALPANASLARLDNGLDVLLLHLPDAPMTGLNVQVKAGSARESFRTSGMTHMLEHLLFNGTEQWDQAALYERQDRLGAYNNANTGRHYTNFMLLLPTADLAGGMELQSQMLFHSILPPEKFGKERGIVLEELAQAGDDPAQALETLWEDFLYAGSSFALPVLGTPATIRHMERDQVLDYYRTWYVPNNMLLSVVGGFDPSTVLAEVERWYGGAVPGDSPAWRVTPIQWRPGEIRSRRAAVPGRRLRLAWPAPDQTEAGHLAAGLLAWAAGDPRDGVLPALLFAEGLPPMSGLRLCHLDEAGGGRFELEADLPPGLEAGEAVEGLARAMARLQDHAFPERLIAQRVLEERSSLAQLMEKPHYFGLMEAAAFAQQGFEPVLTRGARLAALGPGDLRACAARWLAATPPMALLLEPDSTPATSRAPREADRVREPGGAGRPALIVEGGRPSEVFALQILVRGRAVWEGDSAAGGLTLIHQLMQEGAAGQGAAQLAERLRRVGGKLTVADNPAIPYDDHYTSSSHSFLRLEALGEHWQAACSLAVDLLLRPDLPGTALARLKERQLELLGRRDGSARARSRQLLDSLTLGGLPAALPPEGRPGSMARLEWDDLRHLHAVAFRPENLIVAALGPAPAAEMADCLRGLLAPFPVSPPTEDLARLARRSPWMREHTMDRPLWPPRLLAPVTSEDLELSETLGGEMGALRLGSRLAIDPADGPALRLLLAVLSDRMAFDLREERGLAYSIGCGAAINGERATLEAYMGTRPENMAEALAGLRRHLAADHPPVGQDELDKVRGGLLGRELMRSLASINQAWRLAMAELGGRPEEAMGEEESLRAVRPEDLARVSRSYLAPARWITIVVQ
- a CDS encoding ATP-binding protein, yielding MRETRPVQGDETDRLRAVLEHSERLSQLGKMAAGIAHEVGNPLAAISSIVQTLLAQTIDEAARERLQLVKEQVGRITAIIRQLVEYSRPSTENRRLTDLNELVRDAARLMRFEPRARGVDLTMELDDRLPPAAVVPHLLQQVFLNLFQNAIDATEGRPWRAVRVHSRRVGDHAEFSVEDNGRGIPAADLERIFDPFFTTKEPGRGTGLGLWICRGIVETLPGELTVDSVEGQGSVFTLRTRISHAPEHPGR
- a CDS encoding CsgG/HfaB family protein, yielding MTRISLVIPLLALLLAGCATVQKPEIVRVPGTRSISPSMEQSAQAAKAGLKRKVAVGRFSNETNYGQSVFVQNAPDKVGKQALDILSAKLLETERFILLERSDLEIIQDELRLGGLEPLKNSADYLIVGSVTAFGRKDEGEVGVFSRTKKQTANAKVHVRLVDVRTGRIIYSEEGEGEASSEAGTVLGVGGRAGYDSSLNDRALEAAIGNLASRIIENLLNRPWTSFVLGREEDLWIIAGGSRQGIRVGERFSVVTEGKKINNPQTNMVVELPGRQVATLEVVSCHGDSPENEVSLCRLVDGELAGWMDDADPTTLRVMELGGLQ